A genomic stretch from Sulfobacillus thermosulfidooxidans includes:
- a CDS encoding XRE family transcriptional regulator, whose amino-acid sequence MGTTAAVNPAALRWAREQSGNISVDDVARKLRVPVARVADWEKGVSFPSWSQLSSLAKWYRLPTVYFYMDSPPSDSHSPPDFRSSSGAGQDRRPWLAAELRRLHNVRNVAIELRESLGRNPCAFGARISLQMDVEKAATLIVDALKRRTTVPEPGRERAKPDLWYARWRRALEDTDIIVMQMRERVAVSEFRGLSVSYSVAPAILVNQRDAISGRLFTMLHEVVHIALNQAGICSPQYDTEESGKDIERFCNRVAAEVLIPRSVFSAAVVRNLDADPLAASATISALTGASRESALVRAVELGLLNRQKYYKAVEEVRGTYTENVRRTTGGPPRDRLAMSRVGYAFGELVFEALAAKKITAIEASRYLDNLPVRYLPDAEMIVRQHFEGSHE is encoded by the coding sequence TTGGGCACCACGGCTGCGGTGAATCCTGCAGCGTTGAGGTGGGCGCGCGAACAATCTGGAAACATTAGTGTCGATGACGTTGCCAGAAAGCTCAGAGTCCCCGTAGCACGGGTTGCTGATTGGGAAAAGGGGGTCTCATTCCCGTCCTGGTCCCAACTATCTTCGCTGGCGAAATGGTATCGATTGCCCACCGTATACTTCTACATGGACTCGCCCCCTTCAGATAGTCACTCTCCCCCCGATTTCCGCTCTTCGTCCGGGGCCGGGCAAGATCGCAGGCCATGGCTAGCGGCCGAGCTGCGGCGACTTCATAATGTGCGGAATGTGGCCATCGAACTCCGTGAAAGCTTGGGACGTAACCCATGTGCATTTGGGGCCCGTATTTCGCTACAAATGGATGTCGAGAAGGCAGCAACACTTATTGTTGATGCGCTTAAACGAAGAACTACGGTTCCCGAACCTGGTAGGGAACGCGCCAAACCCGACTTGTGGTATGCCAGATGGAGACGTGCATTAGAAGACACGGACATTATCGTTATGCAAATGCGGGAACGAGTGGCTGTCTCAGAATTTCGAGGACTATCCGTTTCGTATTCTGTTGCCCCTGCCATCTTGGTTAACCAGAGGGATGCGATTTCAGGGCGGCTGTTTACGATGTTGCATGAAGTGGTGCACATCGCGCTGAATCAGGCCGGCATTTGTTCGCCACAGTACGACACGGAAGAATCGGGTAAGGATATCGAACGTTTTTGCAACCGTGTGGCAGCAGAGGTATTAATTCCTCGGAGCGTGTTTTCCGCAGCGGTGGTCCGAAACTTGGATGCCGATCCCTTGGCAGCAAGTGCAACCATTTCAGCACTCACTGGAGCCAGCCGCGAATCTGCTCTGGTGCGTGCTGTCGAACTTGGCTTGTTGAACCGTCAAAAGTATTACAAGGCGGTTGAAGAAGTCCGAGGAACGTATACCGAAAATGTGCGGCGAACAACTGGTGGCCCCCCTCGTGACCGACTGGCGATGAGTCGGGTAGGCTACGCCTTTGGGGAACTCGTTTTCGAAGCGTTAGCTGCAAAGAAAATTACGGCCATCGAAGCTAGCCGCTATCTCGACAACTTGCCTGTCAGGTATTTACCGGATGCCGAAATGATTGTACGGCAACATTTCGAGGGGTCACATGAGTAG
- a CDS encoding DUF4411 family protein, translated as MSSLYCIDSSALFDLARVYPPSIFPTLWNKLGDLVQSERLLAPEGVRDELLRGKPDDVVRIWANDQASMFVPHASLQSAVTDVLRMARLDGVDLNRVDQSNEADVWVVALAYSGCPQRIVVSHESIKGRNTPQIPRLCQCVGIPHMRAIEFMSQEAWTF; from the coding sequence ATGAGTAGTCTCTATTGCATCGATTCATCGGCCCTTTTCGATTTAGCACGCGTCTATCCCCCAAGTATATTTCCGACATTATGGAATAAGTTGGGCGACTTGGTTCAATCAGAGAGGCTTCTGGCCCCCGAAGGCGTTCGGGACGAACTGCTTCGGGGCAAACCCGATGACGTGGTCCGAATATGGGCAAACGATCAGGCTAGCATGTTCGTGCCGCATGCATCACTACAGTCGGCTGTCACGGACGTTTTGCGTATGGCTCGACTGGATGGCGTGGATTTGAATCGGGTCGATCAATCTAATGAGGCCGATGTCTGGGTTGTGGCTCTGGCGTATAGTGGATGCCCTCAACGCATTGTGGTTAGCCACGAATCTATTAAGGGACGGAATACGCCTCAAATTCCTCGTTTGTGTCAGTGTGTGGGAATACCCCACATGCGTGCGATTGAGTTCATGTCCCAGGAGGCATGGACATTTTAA
- a CDS encoding DUF6602 domain-containing protein, protein MLVEHINAYENKLLAISRIPDNSGHSLHKGTPREAFIKEFLQSHLSELIGFGNGEIIDCDSQPNQQRNQVDIVLYKKNYPKLDFGGGINGFFVESVVATIEVKSALTEGELTAAFNSIRNTKSLQRNMVTSFYTGYQPPGIFSCIVAYDGPANMSTVYGWINRYVQNNNITMPSMAPDLKSRMNIPSPLADLIVILGKGFVQFDNSPITFLSDAHRAQDPTKKWLVSTGQDGNLLMLFSHLTVALSGVSASWMNVIPYLANVQRSNFDFFP, encoded by the coding sequence ATGTTAGTTGAACACATCAATGCATACGAGAACAAACTGTTGGCGATCTCAAGAATCCCAGATAATTCGGGGCACTCGCTACATAAGGGAACCCCCCGAGAAGCTTTTATCAAAGAGTTCCTGCAAAGTCATTTGTCGGAACTCATCGGATTCGGAAACGGTGAGATTATTGATTGTGATTCACAACCTAACCAGCAACGAAATCAAGTAGACATTGTGCTATACAAGAAAAACTACCCAAAGCTTGACTTCGGCGGCGGCATTAACGGGTTTTTTGTCGAGTCCGTTGTGGCCACTATTGAAGTGAAATCTGCGCTAACGGAAGGAGAATTGACAGCAGCATTTAATTCGATCCGCAACACCAAATCCCTCCAGCGAAACATGGTAACTAGTTTTTATACCGGGTATCAACCTCCAGGTATCTTCTCCTGCATTGTGGCGTACGACGGTCCAGCAAATATGAGTACCGTGTATGGCTGGATAAATCGTTATGTGCAAAACAACAACATCACAATGCCGAGTATGGCACCAGATTTAAAATCCCGAATGAACATCCCAAGTCCATTAGCTGATCTGATTGTGATTCTTGGTAAAGGATTTGTACAGTTTGACAATAGTCCTATAACCTTTTTAAGCGACGCCCATCGTGCGCAAGATCCTACGAAAAAATGGCTGGTCTCCACAGGCCAAGACGGCAACTTGCTAATGCTGTTTAGCCACCTAACCGTTGCACTATCTGGCGTTTCCGCTAGTTGGATGAATGTAATACCGTATTTGGCCAACGTACAAAGGTCCAATTTTGATTTTTTTCCGTAA